The following are encoded together in the Zingiber officinale cultivar Zhangliang chromosome 8A, Zo_v1.1, whole genome shotgun sequence genome:
- the LOC122012459 gene encoding H/ACA ribonucleoprotein complex subunit 2-like protein: protein MGSDSENEKSVKERKKLMAVAPIAKPLAGKKLCKRSLKLVRRAAEAKCLKRGVKEVVKSVRRGQKGLCIIAGNISPIDVITHVPILLEEADIPYIYVPSKEDLAVAGVTKRPTCCVLITTKPTKGELTQDVQEKLQSDYNQVVADVKELTACLF, encoded by the exons ATGGGGAGCGACAGTGAAAATGAGAAGTCagtgaaggagaggaagaagttgATGGCCGTCGCCCCGATTGCCAAACCCTTAGCCGGAAAGAAGTTATGCAAGCGGAGCCTCAAGCTCGTCCGACGAG CTGCTGAGGCTAAGTGCTTGAAACGTGGAGTGAAGGAAGTAGTGAAGAGTGTGCGCCGTGGTCAAAAGGG ATTGTGTATTATTGCTGGGAATATATCTCCTATTGATGTGATTACCCATGTTCCCATCTTACTGGAGGAAGCTGATATTCCCTATATATACGTTCCATCAAAAGAG GATCTCGCAGTTGCTGGAGTCACCAAGAGGCCAACTTGCTGTGTATTGATTACAACCAAACCAACTAAAGGGGAGTTGACCCAAGACGTGCAAGAGAAGCTGCAATCAGATTACAACCAGGTCGTAGCAGATGTTAAGGAGCTCACAGCTTGCCTCTTCTGA